From Cydia splendana chromosome 12, ilCydSple1.2, whole genome shotgun sequence, a single genomic window includes:
- the LOC134795489 gene encoding protein cornichon homolog 4, whose translation MILGETLLFSLSLIDSGAILFLLVYFIITLSDLECDYLNAQECCDKLNYWLLPKYIGHSFMTFLLLLHGQLLLFLLNLPMLIWLTYEYFTIPQGNLGAYDPAEIHNRGQLKKHLRDVMIYVGYYLIFFFIYLYCFILAILKGDPLNRHADDEIVTEL comes from the coding sequence ATGATATTAGGCGAAACTCTGTTGTTCTCTTTGTCTCTCATTGATAGTGGAgcgatattatttttattagtttattttattattacccTATCTGACTTAGAATGCGACTACTTGAACGCTCAAGAATGTTGTGACAAACTAAACTATTGGTTGCTACCAAAATATATAGGACATTCGTTCATGACTTTTCTGTTATTACTGCACGGTCAGCTGCTACTATTCCTGCTAAATCTGCCTATGCTCATATGGTTAACTTACGAATATTTTACTATACCACAAGGTAACCTCGGAGCCTACGATCCAGCCGAAATACACAACCGCGGACAGCTAAAGAAGCACTTGCGCGATGTGATGATCTATGTCGGCTATTACTTGATATTTTTCTTCATTTATCTGTACTGCTTCATACTAGCTATACTTAAAGGCGATCCACTGAATCGCCACGCCGATGACGAGATCGTAACAGAGCTATAG